One genomic segment of Prosthecobacter fusiformis includes these proteins:
- a CDS encoding DUF6998 domain-containing protein codes for MARSYIHNSTWLLPDKFSKPMQKVREAARQLKASAGHEFLRFTLDGHLVGDLGVAIAEHFFAIKLHDSHRTGHDGTLESKGTIESVEIKIRRESTGIWFDSEPEHIIAFRLEDADSRVTLVYAGPGSVLREIRPNAVIAKTVPTNVDAKIHKFTARQTVSLNQLAKHFTYEDFMKNPSIPFRNQPIVA; via the coding sequence ATGGCACGTTCATACATCCATAACTCTACATGGTTGCTTCCCGACAAGTTTTCGAAGCCTATGCAGAAGGTTCGAGAAGCTGCCAGACAGCTCAAAGCATCTGCTGGCCACGAATTCCTCAGATTCACCCTTGATGGTCATCTTGTTGGCGATCTTGGCGTGGCAATTGCAGAGCACTTTTTTGCGATCAAACTGCATGATTCCCATCGAACGGGTCACGATGGCACGCTCGAATCGAAAGGAACAATTGAGTCCGTTGAAATCAAAATCCGTCGGGAATCAACGGGTATATGGTTCGATTCGGAGCCTGAACACATTATTGCCTTCCGCCTCGAAGATGCGGATTCTCGTGTCACGCTGGTTTATGCGGGACCCGGTTCAGTGCTGCGGGAAATTCGTCCCAACGCCGTAATCGCCAAGACTGTTCCCACAAATGTTGATGCGAAAATTCATAAGTTTACCGCACGCCAAACCGTCTCACTCAATCAATTAGCAAAGCACTTCACATAT